In Oncorhynchus gorbuscha isolate QuinsamMale2020 ecotype Even-year linkage group LG26, OgorEven_v1.0, whole genome shotgun sequence, the DNA window ttgttaaaaaagtttgaaatacccaataaatgtcgttccacttcatgattgtatcccacttgttgttgattcttcacaaaaaaatacagttttatatctttatgtttgaaccctgaaatgtggcaaaaggtcgcaaagttcaagggggccgaatactttcgcgaGGCACTGTAGATTCAATgattgtaaagatggggagagttctgtatgtaataaagagatgctctgcttttttgacaccacactccaaaaagcaagtcctgcaggctctagttttgtcttatcttgattattgtccagtcgtgtggtcgagtgctgcaaggaaatacctagttaagctgcagctggcccagaaccgAGTGGCActtcttgctcttcattgtaatcagagggctgatataaatactatgcatgccagtctctcttggctaagagttgaggagagactgactgcatcccttctttttataagatacattaatgtgttgaaaattccaaatagtttccatagtaaacttacacacagctctgacacacacatttaccccaccagacatgccaccagggttcTTTTTACAGTCCcaaaatccagaacaaattcaagaaagcgtgcAGTATtttatagagccattattgcatggaatctcatattgctcaaatgaacagcaaacctggttttaaaAAAACAGATTAAGTAACACTTCACAGCACAATGCCTCTTCCcgatttgacctagatagtttgtgtgtatgtactgacgtgtaggctgtgtgtgtctttaaaatatttttgatgtagttctgtccttgagctgttcttgtctatgaatgttctatattatgtcatttttgtgtggaccccaggaagagtaactgctgcttttgcaacagctaatggggctcctaataaaataccaaaaataCCAAATGGAAGAGTCGTTTCTAGTGTCTCACAAACACATTGCAGTTTCAACCAAGAAGATGCAGCATTGTCATAATTGCAACAGCAGTGCTTCATAATTACCTCAAACAGCATGGCTGCCCAGATCCTCGCACTGAAGATGAAGATTACCCATTTGTTTCCATGGCTTAAGACAGAATCTTGACAGAAATGGACAACCCTGCAGAGATGCTTTTGCTATGCAGCACAGCTCaagtgatttacatttacattacatttaagtcatttagcagacgctcttatccagagcgactttggtgcattcaccttatgacatccagtggaacagtcactttacaatagtgtatctaaatcttaaaggggggggggggggggggggggtgagagggattacttatcctatcctaggtattccttaaagaggtggggtttcaggtgtctccggaaggtggtgattgactctgctgtcctggcgtcgtgagggagtttgttccaccattgggggggccagagcaccgaacagttttgactgggctgagcgggagctgtacttcctcagtggtagggaggcgagcaggccagaggtggatgaacgcagtgcccttgtttgggtgtagggcctgatcagagcctggaggtactgaggtgccgttcccctcacagctccgtaggcaagcaccatggtcttgtagcggatgtgagcttcaactggaagccagtggagagaatggaggagcggggtgacgtgagagaacttgggaaggttgaacaccagacgggctgcggcgttctggatgagttgaaggggtttaatggcacaggcagggagcccagccaacagcgagttgcagtaatccagacgggagatgacaagtgcctggattaggacctgcgccgcttcctgtgtgaggcagggtcgtactctgcggatgttgtagagcatgaacctacaggaacgggccaccgccttgatgttagttgagaacgacagggtgttgtccaggatcatgccaaggttcttagcgctctgggaggaggacacaatggagttgtcaaccgtgatggcgagatcatggaacgggcagtacttccccaggaggaagagcagctccgtcttgccgaggttcagcttgaggtggtgatccgtcatccacactgatatgtctgccagacatgcagagatgcgattcgccacctggtcatcagaagtgggaaaggagaagattaattgtgtgtcgtctgcatagcaatgataggagagaccatgtgaggttatgacagagccaagtgacttggtgtatagcgagaataggagagggcctagaacagagccctgggggacaccagtggtgagagcgcgtggtgaggagacagattctcgccacgccacctggtaggagcgacctgtcaggttggacgcaatccaagcgtgggccgcgccgatgatgcccaactcggagagggtggagaggaggatctgatggttcacagtatcgaaggcagccgatagatctagaaggatgagagcagaggagagagagttagctttagcagtgcggagcgcctccgtgatacagaggagagcagtctcagttgaatgactagtcttgaaacctgactgatttggatcaagaaggtcattcagagagagatagcgggagagctggccaaggacggcacgttcaagagttttggagagaaaagaaagaagggatactggtctgtaattgttgacatcggagggatcgagtgtaggttttttcagaaggggtgcaactctcgctctcttgaagacggaagggacgtagccagcggtcagggatgagttgatgagcgaggtgaggtaagggagaaggtctccggaaatggtctggagaagagaggaggggatagggtcaagcgggcaggttgttgggcggccggccgtcacaagacgcaagatttcatctggagagagaggggagaaagaggtcagagcacagggtagggcagtgtgagcagaaccagcggtgtcgtttgacttagcaaacgaggatcggatgtcgtcgaccttcttttcaaaatggttgacgaagtcatctgcagagagggaggagggggggaggaggattcaggagggaggagaaggtgccAAAGaacttcctagggttagaggcagatgcttggaatttagagtggtataaagtggctttagcagcagagacagaggaggaaaatgtagagaggagggagtgaaaggatgccaggtccgcagggaggcgagttttcctccatttccgctcggctgcccggagccctgttctgtgagctcgcaatgagtcatcgagccacggagcgggaggggaggaccgagccggcctggaggataggggacatagagagtcaaaggatgcagagagggaggagaggagggttgaggaggcagaatcaggagataggttggagaaggtttgagcagagggaagagatgataggatggaagaggagagagtagcgggggagagagagcgaaggttgggacggcgcgataccatccgagtaggggcagtgtgggaggtgttggatgagagcgagagggaaaggattacaaggtagtggtcggagacttggaggggagttgcaatgaggttagtggaagaacagcatctaggtcatgaggtcgagcgtattgcctgccttgtgagtagggggggaaggtgagagggtgaggtcaaaagaggagaggagtggaaagaaggaggcagagaggaatgagtcaaaggtagacgtggggaggttaaagtcgcccagaactgtgagaggtgagccgtcctcaggaaaggagcttatcaaggcatcaagctcattgatgaactctctgaggggacctggagggcgataaatgataacgatgttaagcttgaaaggtgctggtaactgtgacagcatggaattcaaaggaggcgatagacagatgggtaaggggagaaagagagaatgaccacttgggagagatgaggatcccgatgccaccaccccgctgaccagaagctctcggggtgtgcgagaacacgtgggcggacgaagagagagcagtaggagtagcagtgttgtctgtggtgatccatgtttccgtcagtgccaagaagtcgagggactggagggaggcataggctgagatgaactctgccttgttggccgcagatcggcagttccagaggctaccggagacctggaactccacgtgggtcgtgcgcgctgggaccaccagattagggtggccgcggccacgcggtgtggagcgtttgtatggtctgtgcagagaggagagaacagggatagacagacacatagttgacaggctacagaagaggctacgctaatgcaaaggagattggaatgacaagtggactacacgtctcgaatgttcagaaagttaagcttacgtagcaagaatcttattgactaaaatgattaaaatgatacagtactgctgaagtaggctagctggcagtgggtgcgttgttgacactacactaatcaagtcgttccgttgagtgtaatagtttctacagtgctgctattcgggggctagctggctagctagcagtgttgtttacgttacgttgcgttaaaagaacgacaatagctggctagctaacctagaaaatcgctctagactacacaattatctttgatacaaagacggctatgtagctagctatgtagctagctatgattGAAGCAAACAATAGCCATGGATTGGTAACAAAAAGGTTATTATTCACAAATGGAAATATTTGGATCCCAAACTGGTGCTGGTTCGAGAAGAACCTGCTTCTGGTTTCCCTACAAATGGTAGTTCAGGCACTATTTTTTATTGTGTTCTGTTGATGAATCATGCTGTTTGTTCTCTATAATTGGGTGGTTTGACACAATTCGCTTCAAGAGGGTCTTTTCAGTCACTGAAATTTGTTTAATGTTTTCTTTTACCTCCATCCATTGCTTGGTTTAGGTGACTTGCTTATGTATTCGTGTCCTATCCCTGATTTTTGAAGCAGCCTCAGGTCAGCACCAAGTGCACATCATTAATCTAATTAGGCTTCACAAAGATTAACTGGTTAGTCCTTATTTACCTTAGTCTGAGACTCCCCAGTCTATAATTAATTCATCTGAAGTTAAGCAACATCTCAGAAAGCTATTTTTTAATCTGGATTAATTTAAGAAGAATTAGTTTACTTACCTGATTTAAATTAAACTTTGTCTGGAAAACTGCTCCTACAAAAGTATGTTTACTTTTCACAGCTACTGTCATGACGCCGAAAtaggtccctctccttgttcggacgACGTTCGGCGGTCAATGTCTTCTAGCCATTGCTGATCCACTTTTAACTTTCCTTTTGTTTTTTCTTCGTTTtcttcacacctggtttcattccccaattacatgttcatgtatttaaccctctgtttcccccatgttccCCCACGTAATGGCTGGTTTTCGACGGGTGCTGTTTTCATCCGTGCGTAATGGATTACCTTTTATTGTTGATCAAGTGTATTGTTACCTTGTGCCTTTATTTTGAGTAAAGTACGTTGCTCACTCATTCTGCTCTCCTACACCTGacttcatgcaccagctacacccaccttCTGAGAGAATCACACACCCAACCATatggagacagcaggagcagacaCCCCCGTATTAGGGGTAGAGGAGCGCGTCCAGCAGCATGCGGCTATGCTACAACATCTCGGCACCACCATGGATCGCATCCTTCAGActatggatcgttgggagagaagaggagctcctccagcgcctccaccagccccaccaAGGGCACCACTACTCACCCCTCCTTCACCCGGTCCCAGTGGGATTCGGCTCACTCTTCTGAGGGAGTATAATGGGACGGCTGCAGGATGTCAGGGGTTCCTACTCCAGCTGGAGCTCTACCTGGCAACCGTCCACCTGGCTCCTTCGGGCCGTGAGAGCGTGTCCGCCCTCGCCTCCTGTCTCTCAGGGAAAGCCCTGGAGTGTGCCAACGCCGTATGGGGGGAAGGAGAAGCGGTGCTGGACCAATTCAAGGATTTCACCCGCTGCTTCACCTGAACGTCTCGTCCACCTtaggcaggggacgaggagcgcacaGTAGTTCGCTTTGGACTTTCGGACCCTGGCCGCCGGCGCGGGACAGGGCCCAAATCGATCACTACCATTGTAGTTTGcgcgaggacgtccgtcgggagttggcctgcagggaCACCACTCTCACCTTTGACCAGCTGGTGAACCTGACCATCCGGTTGGATTACCTGCTGGATACCCGTGGACGTCCAGATTGGGGTATGTAGATCCCATCCCCCATTACCACCGCTCCTacgcccatggagctgggaggtgctgcACTTAGGGCGACCGGAGGAGGGGCCGGTccatgcaccatctgtggccgcagagtgTACACTGCCGGTCGGTGCTAGGGAGGTTCCTCTGGGAGTCAAGGCAGTAGGCAAGGCACTCTcgtgtcaccccaggtgagttggtaccaggctcacccagagccctctgttACACACATGTATTTGTATATTAattttcctgagttttccccgcattcccagcataaggcgctcgtaGATTCAGgcacagctgggaactttatAGACAGATCCTTtgcccatagtttagggatccatATTAGTCACGAAGGTGCTTGGGGAGGTGTTTAGAGGTTTCCGTTGGTgatactacggtggaaagtccaggccaggtctccaccgtgcacaTCCCCTCTGAAACAGACGATTTGGCTCTTGCCTTCTGTTAAAAAAAAGGATGACTCAaataccaccccatcgacggggggattgctcgataaatctcctggtagatgcAGCACTTctcaggagtcacgtgtatcccctgtcacaggaggagatggaggctatggaaacatatttCTCCGCATCCCTGGGGCAGGGGTACATTTGGTCCTCCACTTCACTTGCCTCCTCAAGTTTCTtgtttgtgaagaagaaggatggaggtctgcgcccgtgtattgactaACGAGGTATCAACCAGATCACTGTTaggtacagttacccgctacctaTCATAGCCAGTGCGATTGAGTCAGTGCACGGAGCGCGCTTTTTCAccaaattggatctcaggagtgcttacaacctggtgcatatccgggagggagacgagtggaagacggctttcagtaccacctctgggcgCTATGAGTACCTCGTTATGCCGTacggttgatgaatgctccatcagtctttcaggcctttgtagacgagattttcagggacctgcacaggcatggtgtagtggtgtatattgatgacatcctgatatactccgctacactcgccgagcatgtgtccctggtgcgcagggtgcttggtcgactgttggagcatgacctatacgtcaaggctgagaaatgtctgttcttccaacagtctgtctccttcctagggtactgcatttccacttcaggggtggagatggagagtgaaagCATTTAAtccgtgcgtaattggccaactcccaccacggtaaaggaggtgcagtggTTTCTAGGATTTGCCAGAGGTTTATCCGGGgctttggtcaggtagcggctcccattacctcaatGCTGAAGGGGGGACAGGGGcgtttgcagtggtcggctgaggcggaaAGGGCTTTTGGTCAGCTGAAAGCTTGGTTTACCTCGACTCCCGTGCTGGCTCATCTGGATCCCTCTTTGGTGTTCATTGTgaaggtggacgcgtccgaggctgggataggattCGTGCTCTCTTACTCCACCAAAGCTCCGCCCTGTGCcttcttttcgaagaagctcagccagGCGGCacgaaactatgacgtgggggaccgggagctgttggctgtcatcaaggccttgaaggcgtggaaacattggcttgagggggctaaacacccttttctcatctggactgacaaGCGCAATCCTGAGAACATCCGGGCGGCGAgaagactgaaccctcgccaggcaaggtgggccatgttttttaccCGGGTGTTACGTATAGAGCTCAATCCCCTCCAATGTCCAGCTGGGCGTCTGTATGTTCCgtcgagcaggaggaaacataaaccctcacgtccttagccaaagtggaccaccagtacttcccactaagacagcgcactgtccgaccgatgcctggatgaccagaggagggtgacgtgtgtgCCTAATAGATCAGCcggtcgcggacagcagacggaacgtacagagGCCCAGCTGGACATTGGAGGCGATTGGGctctgtacgttccgtctgctgtccgcgaccgGCTGATCTTTTAGGcacacacgtcaccctcctctggtcatccgggCATCGGTCGGACAGTGCCGTCTTAGTGGGAAATACTGGTGGTCCACTttggacgtgagggtttatgtttcctcctgctcggtgtgcgcccagtgcaagcCCCTAGGCACTTGcccagagggaagttacaacccttacccgttccacaacggccgtggtcgcacctgtcggtggatttccTAATAGATTTTCCTCCCTCACAGGATAACACCACGATCCtcgtcgttgtggatcggttttctatgTCCTGCCGTCTTCTCCATTTGCcaggtctccctacggccctacagactgcggaggccctgtttacacacgtcttccggcactacggggtgcctaaGGACATAGTATCTGATCGAGGTCCCCAGTTGATGTCAagggtctggagggcgttcatgTAACGTCTGgcggtctcggtcagccttacctcaggttttcaccccgagagtaacaggcaggtggagagagtgaaccaagATGTGGGTAGGTTTATGTTGTCTTATTGCCAGGACGGCAATAGACGGCAATGGGCGGCGTACGTGGCCActcctccactagcctctccccCTTCCAGTGGGTACTGGGGTACCAGCTGGTTCTGGCgccttggcatcagagccagatcgaggctcctgcggtggacgactggttTAGGTACGCTGAGGAGAAATGGGACGCCGCTCATGTGCACCTTCAGTGGGCCGTGAGGCGCCAAAAAACAGCGCAgatcgccaccgcagtgaggaccgggtctggctctcgatccgaaacctgcccctccgcctgccttGCCGGAAGCAGGGACCACGGATTGTGGGGCCATTCAcagtcctgaggagactgaacgaggtTTGTTACtggttacagcttccccccgattaccgcattaacccctcgttccatgtgtctctcctcaggccggtggtggctggcctGCTCCAGGATTCTGAGGTGCGGGatgttcctccgccccctctgaacatcgagggggccccgggGCGTACTCCGTTCGTTACATACCTGATTCGAGACGttgggcgaggggccttcagtacctcgtggcctgggaggggtatggtccggagaagagatgctgggttccggtggaggacgtgttggatccttcaatgctgcaagagttccaccgtctccatccggatcgccttGCGCgtcgccctccgggtcgtccccgaggtcgGTGTCGACGCGCTGCTAGGGCGTCAGTGGTGGGGGGGgtttactgtcacgacttccgccgaagtcggtccctctccttgttcgggcagtgttCGAAGGTtgacgtcaccgaccttctagccatcactgatccattttttatttttcattggttttgtcttgtcttccatcacacccggttccaatcccatcaattacatgttgtatatttaaccctctgtttcccctcatgtccttgtcggtaaTTGTTTGATTGTATGTATTGGTACTAGTTATGTTCTGGTGTGCGACAAAGTCATAATTATGGCTAAACCCTACCCATTTCCacaatttctcttcttaaaatgtgattttaaacctaaccctaactaatgAAGGCCACATTTGATTCGTTGGACCTTCCGCACATTTGGGCATAAGTGTCTGGGAACGAGATTAGGTGTAATGTGACTAACATGACTACACTTCAGAGCATGGGCCATCCGACAGCACATGTCACATGTTTATATCATATTCGACAtaagtgggttatgtcacatttgatAATGGTGATTGTCacacagttatgccacatttatgaAGCCTGTATAATGCATGGCATATGGTTATAGATGATTTGTAACACATTCATGTAGTGTttatgaaggcattatgaagcctttataaacTGAACATCATTTAAAGCGGGGGCGTTTTTTTTCCACTCTGCAAGTGAGCCTACCTACCAATGAGAATGACAAAAAAGTTTGAGCAGTGTTGTCCAATTTTATCGAGAATAAAGCTCTGAAGTGGATCGGGGGATGATCAACACATTCTTGTTAGTATAGACAGAGAAAGGTGCCTTGAATTAGAAAATGTCAGCATTGTAACAAGGTCAAATTTAAGGTAACACACATCTTTGGGCCCGCGTCTGCCTGTATCTCAATATCTATTCAACAGTGCCCCCGTTGGTCGATTAAATATTGCACGGGAATCAGTCAGACtcagagtagctagctagctaacagtacacaaCTAAAACCCACGTGGATAACATTTTGGGCTGGTTGCTATTATAGTTCGTTTCTAAGTTAGGATCGTCGTTCATATAATGGTAAGTCGTTAACGTACCTACTTAATAACTCTTTCGCCAAAAACAATACCGTGTTATATTCACCGTTGTTGTTGGTTTGACTTTTTATTGCAAGCTAGCCActatagctaacgttaactaacaTTAGCCATGCAAGACAAGGCCTCTCTAAAGCCTGGTACTCGAGTTGTGTTCTATTCGGGGGGAGAGTGAACGCCGGGGACTTGCGTTGAGAGACATTATTTCTGGAGTGGCTTTCCAATGTAGCGCACGGCAATTTGTTTTAGGGGTTTTCTGTAACCTTTTTCAGCATAGACAGGTGAGCCAATCAATCACATTGATTTATAAAGCCACCGTTTCTAAGGAGTCTAAATAGGCGTGCTGTTTCTGGTACCTGTTTGTCTACGTGTTGCTAGAACGTGCCTCGTAGCAACATGTTATGTGTAGAGGTGTTTCACCCTTTGTGTTATTGTTTAAAATATCAAAGTAGGCTACCTAAATCTATTTCAGGCCCCATGCACTTTGTAAGCGAGTGAGCTAAGGCTTTACTACAACTCCTATGTGTCTTTTCACAGGCCACAATGTCCTCCGGGCACCAGAAAGCAACTATGAAGCGAAAGCAACATCAAGAAGTGGCTGTCACTGTGTCTAGGTTGGATAACAAGTCAAAAAAGACCAAAAGTCTGTCAAATAAAGCCCCTGACAGTAGTGGTGAAGACTCTGAACTGGAAGAAAACTTTGCCTTACTCAGTAAAAAGAGCTCCTCAGGTATGATCGAGGAAGACCAGGAAGAGTCTAGACGAGAGAAAGATGAGTACCGTTTGAGTGGTGGAGAAGCTCTTGAGGATGCCAGTGAAGAAGAGGCTTATGATGAAAATGCAGAGAGTGATGGTGTTGACCAGACAGGTTTGGGTAGTGACACTGAGGACTCTGAAGATGTCGATGATGACGCAGAACAACTGGAATCGGTAAACTGCAGTGGTGAAATACAAACACAAGACGACATTAAAAAAGGTAAATCGTAGGCATAGTTTCATTCACTGCAGTTGATCTCCCAGGAATAAATGTCaaggtattttatttatttttatttaaccattatttaactaggcaagtcagttaagaactcattcttatttacTATATCCATACAGAACTATAACTATACAATTTGTAACCAAATGGAAATGGTCTGCATTTGAAGTTTCAATTTATACATAATAAGGTTATAAAATATTCTCGACTAGTGAAATGCGAGCCAGTGAATCCTTCATTTTACTTTTACAGAGCTTTCAACAATGTCTTTTGAGGACATTATGAAGCTTCAAAACAAGGTGGGGACAAAGGTCTATAATGAAATAGCCTACGGAACAACCAAGGCAAAACAAACTCCCACAAAGAAACGCCTCAACAAGAATAGGTAATGTCCAATTGTCTGTTCACCTTCATGCCTTAGAATAAGGCCATTCCAATAGCTGAGTTGGAGCATGGATGGCATTCTAAATATGTGTTATGGGTTTTTGATTCCTTTATGAACCTCATTTTTATTCAGTATCTGTATATGTTGAGTGTAAGTCATTTTGGAGAAAATCTGTTATTTCTTTACTATGGGGATGGTGTATGTATTTAAACTCCTAACAATCCTTTCTCATACATTGTTTTTCTTTTTAAGGCCCATGGAGATATCAGCCAAGAGGCCAGCCCCTTTTCTCAGACAAGTAGTTCCTGTCAAGAAATCAGTAAGGCACTTCTGAAGTATTTTGTAGATTGACATCTCCATCTCTTGCTTTTTTGCTTTTGACCTCTCAAACCATCTTGTTGCATGctgtcttttatttat includes these proteins:
- the rrp36 gene encoding ribosomal RNA processing protein 36 homolog, which codes for MATMSSGHQKATMKRKQHQEVAVTVSRLDNKSKKTKSLSNKAPDSSGEDSELEENFALLSKKSSSGMIEEDQEESRREKDEYRLSGGEALEDASEEEAYDENAESDGVDQTGLGSDTEDSEDVDDDAEQLESVNCSGEIQTQDDIKKELSTMSFEDIMKLQNKVGTKVYNEIAYGTTKAKQTPTKKRLNKNRPMEISAKRPAPFLRQVVPVKKSVSRDPRFDDLSGEYKPEIFEKTYRFINDIKQHERDVVQKKLKKPLKSNQKKEKLQFLLKRMENQERARKSREQQRDKELEFKRKQREMAGQGLKPFFLKKSDKKKLELAEKYSELKKSGKLENFLSKKRKRNAGKDRRKLPFQQK